In Deltaproteobacteria bacterium, the DNA window AAGAAGCGCAAAGTCCCCGTACCACGCATACCGATTCGGGGAAATCAGACCTCAGTCTACCGCCTCGTAGCTGCGTATAACAAACAAAGAGTGAAACCCTCTTCCCAATGACCTTTACAGCAGTGGGCGCGAGCCCCTCCAGCCGGCGCTTCAAGAATAAGCGCGGGTGGTCGGTCAACCAAAAGCAAGTTGACAATGATTGGGCGGTACTCCGCATGAGGCGAAGCTTCAAGTTCTCGATTATAAGCTTGGACCCCGGAAAAAAAGCATCCCAGCATCGCCAGTACAAGGTACTGTCCTGAGCAGTTGGAGCCCTCTCCAATGCTCCCTGACTACTCTGCAGAGCATTATGGACATGCTTGACAGTGGCGATCAGCATCTCGTCGTCAAGGCGATACGCGGGTTGCGTCGCAAACTCCACGGGGACCTCGGCAAGGATGTCTCGTCCGATAATAACCCAGGGTGAGATCGGCACTCTGATCGCATTCCCGTACAAACGCGAGGTATGCCGGGCAACTAGATATCCTTGTTTTTCAAGGTACTGTAGCTGCTCAGACTCACTGGCGAACGTCTTTTCCTGCGGCCAGTGCGGTCCAAAAACTGAGAACCCGACGTATCTTTCTCTATCAGTGCCGCGCTCAGACTTCGACAGATGGCATGCCGAAAGCACAAGCGCTACTCCCAGCAAGACATAGGACATCAGTCTTAAAGAGCCAGGTATCACGTAATCGCACCACAAACGCAAAAAATCCAACACTCCACCTTAGCTAGGAACGAACCGATAACAGTTGCACATAGGCATTGTCGTTCCAGGTATATCCCCCCTCTTGGAAATCAAAACCGGCAACCATACACAGCGCCTTTAACGCCTCAACGGTCGGAAGCCACCACCACGGCGCGAAATCGTCGAGGTTCCAGGTAGTTGTCTCCTGAGTCAAACCGATCGCGCCAGTGCCAACAATACGCTTCCAATACGCTTGAATGACAGCCCGATCCTTCCCTTGCAAAGCAGGTACGAACAGAGCGGCAGCCTTCGGTATCTCTAGCGAGCCTTGTTCATTGACGATACGTGAAGCAGTAACAACAGAAGTCAACACCAAAGACTCCCGGGTCACGGCACGCAACGCCCGTAGAAAACGCAGAGGGTCAGGAATATGGTACAGAATACCCGAACAATGCACGACATCGAACCGTGGACAGGAAGCCCCTTCAGCCAGTGCTACAAGGTCACTACTGATGCAACGGACCTCAGGAAGTTGTAGTGCTCGTCTACGTTCTTCAAAGAGACTCCAAAGGTCGCTATCCAGCGGAGAGACATCAATCATCGCTAAGTCATTCGCACCGTGCACGTGTGCTACCGAGACTTTCTCGTTCACTGTTCCCCAGAGGCCGCCAACCTCAGCGAAGGATTTTCCTCTGACGACTTTGCTAATGTATACATCTCGTAGATCGCTCACAGTGCTTCCCCACGCAGCAGAGTTCTTTTAATGCGGTTCTTCAAGGGCAAGAGCCATTTGATGTCTCGCTTCAGCGCACGCTCGTAGTACGTTAAAAACTGGCGCCGGAGGGCAAAGTACGCCGCAGTCCGCCATCGACTAGCGGGCAGTGGACTGCCCATACTAAGGGGACCGGTCACCGCAGGCTGCTGTTCGCGTTCCTGCCACAACCAGTCGGTCACTGCCACTAGTCGTAGATGCTCTATGGTTTGGAGAGCACATACTTGTCCAACCGCCAGTGCTACTGGCACTCGCGGTTGGATAGAGTTGAGCCGGATTGCTTCTGTAATCAACTCCGACATCCGTTTCCCCATTTGGTCTAACCGAAAAGCTCCTTCAACACGCCGGCGCCCAGCCTGACCCATTTTTCGGCTCCGTTCTTTATCTTGCAGGAGTAAGCCAATCGCCTCTGCGTAGCGCTCAGCCTCGTCGAGTTCTTCCCCTCGCTTCATCAGTATCCCACAGTCCGAGGAGACAAGTTCTCGCTGTCCTCCGACGTCAGCACCGACAACCGGCAAGCCACATGCCATTGCTTCGAAAACCGACAGTGAGATCCCTTCCCACAGAGAAGGCAAGAAAAAAAGGTCGGAAGCTACCATCAACTCGCGTACTCGGTCGTTGGAGACCGTGCCCAGCAGCCGCACGCAGTCGCTGATCTTCTGTTTCCTGACAAATGAGCGTAACCACTCGAGATCCGGCCCATCGCCCGCTACCAGTACGAGAAAAGGGAGCCTCTTCCGGGCGAGGCGGAGTACGGTCTCAGCCAATACGCGTGGTTGTTTTTGCGCGCAAATTCGGCCGGTAAAAAGAATGACAGGCAAGTCTTCTTTCACTTGCAGCTCATGTCGAACGCGCGACCGTTGCTCAGGGTCAGGCCGCCAGCAATCCGCATCAATATTGGTCGAGCAGACGTGAATACGCTGAGGATCGGCCCCTTTTTCCGTCATCCACGTTTTCAGATGTTCGGATGACACAATATTCAGATCCAACAGTTCCTGATATTCCACCGCCATCCGAGGATAGCCACCATTTTTCCAGTATTCCTCTTCGATATGGCAATAGTCGAGGAACACCACTCCTGGACAATGCGCACGTAAATAGGGAAGCAAACAATAGCTTAGCTCACTGTTTGATATAAGCACGACATCAATCTGGCGAGATTGGATCAAGTAGCGGAGAAAGCGAGGATAATCCACTAAGCGCAAGAAGTGAGGCAAGATAAAAACGTCCGGCGTGTATCGCGTAAAGTGGGGAAACCACGAAGAATCGCCAGGAAGAGTAGTTGCGACACTCACCTCCCACCCTTGGCGGGTCATCTGGTCGACGACATCGAGATTGAACTTATCTGCTCCCCCGCAGGTCATCCACGGGAGGAGCATCAGCAGTCGTGGTTTCTCTTTCCGGAGGGCGTTTTGCCACGGCGCCTCATACGGAACAGTCTCCATTGGTTGCTGTTGACGAACTTGGATACGCGGAATGCCTTTTTTCCATAGGCGCGGATAACGCTGGCGGAGTTTTGCACGGAAAGCTTGCTGCCGCTCGGCATCATCCCAGTTCGCCCACCGATCACTATGGGAGGCTCTCCGTCGATACCAGTCCAGGTATTCAGGCAACGTGTCCCCCCAATACCCGTGATCTGCACATCGTAACCAAAAGTCCCAATCTTCGAGTCCATCCCTGATCGTATCATCATAGC includes these proteins:
- a CDS encoding glycosyltransferase, with the translated sequence MIDPTKPDYTNTPAYFQYAQFSYVPESTSASPCVTILTPFYNTGAIFHETARTILQQSLQQWEWIIVNDGSTNPEALAILDQYRFSDPRIRILDLSVNQGPSAARNRGFREATAPLVVLLDSDNLLEPTAAEKWAWFLESYPEFAFVKGYSVGFGAHEYLWQEGFHRLDVFLEENQVDMTSAIRKAVHSAVNGYDDTIRDGLEDWDFWLRCADHGYWGDTLPEYLDWYRRRASHSDRWANWDDAERQQAFRAKLRQRYPRLWKKGIPRIQVRQQQPMETVPYEAPWQNALRKEKPRLLMLLPWMTCGGADKFNLDVVDQMTRQGWEVSVATTLPGDSSWFPHFTRYTPDVFILPHFLRLVDYPRFLRYLIQSRQIDVVLISNSELSYCLLPYLRAHCPGVVFLDYCHIEEEYWKNGGYPRMAVEYQELLDLNIVSSEHLKTWMTEKGADPQRIHVCSTNIDADCWRPDPEQRSRVRHELQVKEDLPVILFTGRICAQKQPRVLAETVLRLARKRLPFLVLVAGDGPDLEWLRSFVRKQKISDCVRLLGTVSNDRVRELMVASDLFFLPSLWEGISLSVFEAMACGLPVVGADVGGQRELVSSDCGILMKRGEELDEAERYAEAIGLLLQDKERSRKMGQAGRRRVEGAFRLDQMGKRMSELITEAIRLNSIQPRVPVALAVGQVCALQTIEHLRLVAVTDWLWQEREQQPAVTGPLSMGSPLPASRWRTAAYFALRRQFLTYYERALKRDIKWLLPLKNRIKRTLLRGEAL